A window of Piliocolobus tephrosceles isolate RC106 chromosome 13, ASM277652v3, whole genome shotgun sequence contains these coding sequences:
- the TNNT3 gene encoding troponin T, fast skeletal muscle isoform X5 yields MELQALIDSHFEARKKEEEELVALKERIEKRRAERAEQQRIRAEKERERQNRLAEEKARREEEDAKRRAEDDLKKKKALSSMGANYSSYLAKADQKRGKKQTAREMKKKILAERRKPLNIDHLSEDKLRDKAKELWETLHQLETDKFEFGEKLKRQKYDVSPGTSGPGALTAFTHQPEQPLPASLANSGPAHRRALGPERPTQAVATDPWLRLLSYWGLWPEPVLLADHAAP; encoded by the exons ATGGAGCTCCAGGCCCTCATCGACAGCCACTTTGAAGCccggaagaaggaggaggaggagctggtcGCTCTCAAGGAGAGAATC GAGAAGCGTCGTGCAGAGAGAGCGGAGCAGCAGAGGATTCGtgcagagaaggagagggagcGCCAGAACAGACTGGCG GAGGAAAAGgccagaagggaggaggaggatgccaagaggagggcagaggacgacctgaagaagaagaaagctcTGTCTTCCATGGGAGCCAACTACAGCAGCTACCTGGCCAAG GCTGACCAGAAGAGAGGCAAGAAGCAGACGGCCCGCGAAATGAAGAAGAAGATTCTTGCTGAGAGACGCAAGCCGCTCAACATCGACCACCTCAGTGAAGACAAACTGAG GGACAAAGCCAAGGAGCTCTGGGAGACCCTGCACCAGCTGGAGACCGACAAGTTCGAGTTTGGGGAGAAGTTGAAACGCCAGAAATATGATGTGAGTCCCGGCACCTCTGGCCCTGGGGCCCTAACAGCTTTCACCCACCAGCCAGAGCAGCCACTCCCTGCGTCCCTAGCAAACTCTGGACCTGCCCATCGCAGGGCCCTGGGCCCTGAGAGGCCCACACAGGCTGTCGCCACTGACCCCTGGCTGAGGCTGCTCTCCTACTGGGGACTGTGGCCAGAGCCCGTCCTCCTGGCTGACCACGCAGCACCCTGA